One stretch of Pseudomonas azotoformans DNA includes these proteins:
- a CDS encoding efflux transporter outer membrane subunit, which translates to MIKLKHWPLSVLVALLQGCTVGPDYHRPQTPDMPATFSPVNAEPTAGPQASAAGDEFWNRFEDPELTSLVKAALAANYDLRTALANYDAANALLRLARFDQLPTVTLSAQAGHQRNSTDEANGAARSHDVLANKAALSWELDFLGRVRRAVESQQAETEAKANDLYALQVAVVRQVASTYIDLRAAQKMLALSTMNADSQRETLTIVRGRLDAGRGSSYDLSRAQALLDTTLSRIPSLEARMAMDRHRLAVLVGLTPTALDTRLQHAADTLSVPATIEPDTPAQIIRRRPDVASAEQQLHAATARVGVATADLFPRVSLGAAVGTYAFSGGALYSSGAESNLALLGIDWSFLDVGRVKSRIAASDAAASGRLAAYQQTVLSALEDVENALVRVTRSKEEDARLASAANALEDAATIAGARYQAGAIDLFELLDVQRSLYSAQISAADSQARSATSAVDLFASLAGGWPLQAPDRQQAEPIKPAQAPTADHWPSTRRPSR; encoded by the coding sequence ATGATTAAGCTGAAACACTGGCCCCTGTCGGTACTGGTCGCCCTGTTGCAAGGCTGCACCGTAGGGCCTGACTATCACCGGCCACAGACGCCGGATATGCCGGCAACCTTCAGCCCGGTGAATGCCGAGCCCACGGCCGGCCCGCAGGCAAGCGCGGCCGGCGATGAGTTCTGGAACCGCTTTGAGGACCCCGAGCTGACGTCACTGGTGAAGGCGGCCCTGGCGGCCAACTACGACCTGCGAACGGCGCTGGCCAATTACGATGCGGCGAACGCGCTGCTGCGCCTGGCCCGATTCGATCAGTTGCCGACCGTCACCCTGTCCGCGCAAGCGGGGCACCAGCGCAACAGCACCGATGAAGCAAATGGCGCGGCACGCAGCCATGACGTGTTGGCGAACAAGGCTGCCTTGAGTTGGGAACTGGATTTCCTCGGGCGGGTGCGGCGTGCGGTGGAGTCCCAGCAAGCCGAAACGGAGGCCAAGGCCAATGACCTGTACGCCTTGCAGGTCGCCGTGGTCCGCCAGGTCGCGTCCACTTACATCGACCTGCGCGCGGCGCAGAAGATGCTGGCGCTTTCCACCATGAACGCCGATAGCCAGCGGGAAACGCTGACGATTGTGCGGGGCCGGCTGGACGCCGGGCGGGGCTCGAGCTACGACCTGTCCCGGGCACAGGCCTTGCTCGACACGACGCTGTCGCGCATCCCATCACTTGAAGCCCGCATGGCCATGGACAGGCACCGGCTGGCGGTGCTGGTCGGGCTGACACCCACAGCCCTGGATACGCGCCTGCAACACGCCGCCGACACGCTGTCGGTGCCAGCGACCATCGAGCCCGATACACCTGCGCAGATCATCCGACGGCGCCCGGACGTTGCTTCGGCCGAGCAGCAGTTGCATGCAGCCACCGCCCGAGTCGGTGTTGCCACGGCGGATCTCTTCCCCCGGGTCAGCCTGGGCGCGGCTGTTGGCACCTATGCGTTCAGCGGCGGTGCGCTGTATTCCAGCGGTGCAGAATCAAACCTGGCGTTGCTGGGCATCGACTGGTCATTCCTCGACGTGGGACGGGTCAAGAGCCGTATCGCTGCCTCCGACGCCGCCGCATCCGGCCGCTTGGCGGCGTATCAGCAAACCGTGCTGAGCGCGCTGGAAGACGTGGAAAACGCCTTGGTCCGTGTCACCAGGAGCAAGGAGGAAGATGCGCGACTGGCGAGTGCTGCCAACGCGCTGGAGGACGCTGCCACGATTGCCGGCGCCCGGTATCAGGCCGGGGCCATCGACCTGTTTGAACTGCTGGACGTGCAGCGGTCACTCTACAGCGCGCAGATCTCGGCGGCGGACAGCCAGGCCCGCAGCGCCACCAGCGCCGTGGACCTGTTTGCTTCGCTCGCCGGTGGGTGGCCACTGCAGGCGCCTGATCGGCAGCAAGCCGAACCCATCAAGCCTGCTCAAGCGCCCACAGCGGATCATTGGCCATCAACGCGGCGACCCAGTCGGTAA
- a CDS encoding PDR/VanB family oxidoreductase, producing MTEQLLDVVVHKRELQGDGVVVLDLTRRDGAPLPLFEAGAHVDIHIKPGLVRQYSLCSDPADQSVYRLGVLKDPASRGGSLGVHDTLQEGCELQISAPRNLFPLAGDARRSILLGGGIGITPMIAMAYTLQASGHAFELHYCGRERGRSAFLADLADSPFAAKVFTHFDDEGLEQRLDLAHVLGSGEAGVHLYTCGPAGFMEWVMQGAREQGYTEEHIHKEYFQVEVDSSGASFEVVAARSGKTVQVAEGQSILAALAQVGIKIEISCEQGVCGTCLCDVLEGEPDHRDVYLTDDEKAGNDQILVCCSRAKSKKLVLDI from the coding sequence ATGACTGAACAACTGTTGGATGTAGTCGTGCACAAGCGCGAGCTGCAAGGGGACGGCGTTGTCGTCCTGGATTTGACCCGTCGTGACGGTGCACCGCTGCCGTTGTTCGAAGCCGGTGCACATGTCGACATTCACATAAAGCCGGGCCTGGTGCGCCAGTATTCGCTGTGCAGCGACCCCGCCGATCAGAGCGTCTATCGGCTGGGCGTGCTCAAGGACCCAGCCTCTCGCGGCGGGTCGCTCGGTGTGCACGATACGTTGCAGGAAGGTTGCGAGTTGCAGATCAGCGCACCACGCAATCTGTTTCCGCTGGCCGGCGATGCGCGGCGCTCGATCCTGCTGGGCGGCGGTATCGGTATCACACCGATGATTGCCATGGCTTACACGCTGCAGGCATCGGGTCACGCCTTCGAACTGCATTACTGCGGGCGTGAGCGCGGCCGCAGCGCGTTTTTGGCAGATCTGGCGGATTCGCCGTTTGCCGCCAAGGTGTTCACCCATTTCGATGATGAAGGGCTTGAACAGCGGCTGGACCTGGCCCACGTGTTGGGGTCGGGTGAGGCCGGGGTGCACCTCTACACCTGCGGGCCCGCAGGCTTCATGGAGTGGGTGATGCAAGGTGCGCGTGAACAGGGTTATACCGAGGAGCACATCCACAAGGAGTATTTCCAGGTAGAGGTGGACAGTTCCGGCGCCAGCTTTGAAGTGGTGGCCGCGCGTAGCGGCAAGACCGTCCAGGTGGCAGAAGGGCAAAGCATCCTCGCCGCACTGGCGCAAGTGGGGATCAAGATCGAGATTTCCTGCGAGCAGGGCGTGTGTGGAACCTGCCTGTGCGATGTGCTTGAAGGTGAGCCGGACCATCGCGACGTCTACCTCACGGATGACGAGAAAGCCGGCAATGACCAAATCCTGGTGTGTTGCTCTCGCGCCAAATCAAAAAAACTCGTGCTGGATATCTAA
- a CDS encoding LysR family transcriptional regulator produces MRAFCRIVEVGSFSGAADALGLAKTTISGQVQALEHLLGIKLLHRTTRKVSPTTEGAAYYSRARAVIDDVDELETSVSQSRNIVRGRVRVEMPSPVGILLIVPALPDFAARFPDIHLDIGCSERVADLVQEGIDCAVRGGVVADADQVCRPVGQMRFCFCAAPAYLADVPPINEPADLPKHKHLGFKFPATDRRYVPTLRRGDQSFVLDHPPSMYFNNGSAMAAAALAGLGVAFLPAAEAAPHFNTGALVELLPQWQMASMPMSIVYPQTRHLSARVRAFTDWVAALMANDPLWALEQA; encoded by the coding sequence ATGCGCGCGTTTTGCCGCATCGTCGAAGTGGGGAGCTTCAGTGGTGCCGCTGACGCGCTGGGGTTGGCCAAAACCACGATTTCGGGCCAGGTACAGGCACTGGAACACCTGCTCGGTATCAAGCTGCTGCACCGCACGACACGCAAGGTTTCGCCCACGACAGAGGGCGCGGCTTACTACAGCCGTGCGCGTGCGGTCATTGACGACGTGGACGAGTTGGAAACGTCCGTCTCCCAGAGCCGCAATATTGTGCGTGGACGGGTGCGGGTCGAGATGCCTTCACCGGTCGGCATTCTGTTGATTGTGCCGGCGCTGCCGGATTTTGCGGCCAGGTTCCCCGATATCCACCTCGATATCGGTTGCAGTGAGCGCGTGGCGGATCTGGTTCAGGAGGGGATCGATTGTGCGGTTCGCGGCGGTGTGGTCGCGGACGCGGATCAGGTCTGTCGCCCGGTGGGGCAGATGCGGTTTTGTTTCTGTGCGGCTCCCGCCTATCTGGCGGACGTGCCGCCTATCAATGAGCCGGCGGATTTACCCAAGCACAAACACCTGGGCTTTAAATTCCCCGCGACCGACAGGCGCTACGTGCCGACACTCAGGCGTGGCGATCAAAGCTTCGTGCTGGATCACCCGCCGAGCATGTACTTCAACAACGGTAGCGCCATGGCCGCAGCGGCGCTGGCGGGGCTTGGGGTGGCGTTCCTGCCGGCCGCCGAAGCCGCGCCTCATTTCAACACCGGTGCGCTGGTTGAACTGCTGCCGCAATGGCAGATGGCAAGTATGCCGATGTCCATTGTGTACCCCCAAACGCGGCACCTGTCTGCCAGGGTTCGTGCCTTTACCGACTGGGTCGCCGCGTTGATGGCCAATGATCCGCTGTGGGCGCTTGAGCAGGCTTGA
- a CDS encoding IacB protein → MNDKKMLRVLFCMGINQNFFDAPRDEQLQVWAAFSAMWNGIHDLAGVQVLGNMDDDQSMVGPSDGFPWTTYLLADVPDIDTVHAACNLFRSTPVGDGPYKLWRYTKVEARVGRELIIQRT, encoded by the coding sequence ATGAACGATAAAAAAATGCTCCGCGTGCTGTTCTGCATGGGGATCAACCAGAATTTCTTCGATGCGCCCCGTGACGAGCAATTGCAGGTCTGGGCAGCCTTCAGCGCGATGTGGAACGGCATTCACGACCTGGCGGGCGTGCAGGTGCTCGGCAATATGGATGATGACCAGAGCATGGTCGGCCCCTCCGACGGTTTTCCCTGGACCACTTACCTGCTGGCCGATGTGCCGGACATCGACACCGTACATGCCGCCTGCAACCTGTTCCGTAGCACGCCGGTCGGCGATGGCCCGTACAAATTGTGGCGCTACACCAAAGTCGAAGCCCGGGTCGGGCGCGAGCTGATCATCCAGCGCACTTGA
- a CDS encoding aromatic ring-hydroxylating oxygenase subunit alpha, whose protein sequence is MNKLIPAVNLAVDPADLVQSDRVHTSMYTDAQLFDAELEKIFYSTWIWVAHESEIPDGGSYKTTYIGKQPVIVVRDRKKDTHVLLNRCRHRGATVCEHKKGKTNSFVCPYHGWGYALDGSLRGIPHPESYADCIDKAELPLVSLRTESYAGMIFATFKDDIQPLEDYLGAAKKWMDLFMKQGAGYGIKVPGEHRFRFPGNWKIQLENTTDAYHFPLVHKSFLSSVDEQTLALFDFVKGPGYVEDLGNGHSVMVMIPDLIDLEADLDKPIPERFEALAAELRDEGIEELQVRRIVRAVGGTGFNLNLFPNVACSMAFFRVLQPLSVTETEIHHSVITMDGGPAAANRYRLRLHEHFQGPMGFGTPDDSEAWERVQKGASAGDELWIMLNRGLPGERASADGRVSDVSAETGMRAAYQQWKKMMSA, encoded by the coding sequence ATGAACAAGCTGATTCCTGCCGTGAACCTCGCCGTCGATCCTGCCGACCTGGTGCAGTCCGATCGCGTGCACACCTCGATGTACACCGATGCCCAGTTGTTCGACGCCGAGCTTGAAAAGATTTTCTACAGCACCTGGATCTGGGTCGCCCATGAAAGCGAGATCCCCGACGGCGGTAGCTATAAAACCACCTACATCGGCAAGCAGCCGGTGATCGTGGTGCGTGATCGCAAGAAAGACACCCATGTGCTGCTCAATCGCTGCCGTCATCGTGGCGCCACCGTGTGTGAACACAAAAAAGGCAAGACCAACAGTTTCGTCTGCCCCTATCACGGTTGGGGTTATGCGTTGGACGGCTCGCTGCGCGGCATCCCGCATCCGGAAAGCTACGCCGATTGCATCGACAAGGCCGAGCTGCCGCTGGTCAGCCTGCGTACCGAAAGCTACGCCGGCATGATCTTCGCCACCTTCAAGGATGACATCCAGCCGCTGGAAGACTACCTCGGCGCGGCGAAGAAATGGATGGACCTGTTCATGAAGCAGGGCGCGGGATACGGCATCAAGGTCCCGGGCGAACATCGCTTCCGTTTTCCGGGCAACTGGAAGATCCAGCTGGAAAACACCACCGACGCCTATCACTTCCCGCTGGTGCACAAGAGCTTCCTGTCGTCGGTGGACGAGCAGACCCTGGCGTTGTTCGACTTCGTCAAAGGCCCTGGTTATGTCGAGGACTTGGGCAACGGGCACAGTGTGATGGTGATGATTCCGGACCTGATCGACCTGGAGGCGGATCTGGACAAGCCCATCCCCGAGCGCTTTGAAGCACTGGCCGCCGAGCTGCGTGATGAAGGCATCGAGGAACTGCAGGTGCGCCGCATTGTGCGTGCGGTGGGTGGCACCGGTTTCAACCTCAATCTGTTTCCGAACGTGGCCTGTTCGATGGCGTTTTTCCGGGTGCTGCAACCGCTATCGGTGACCGAGACCGAGATTCACCATTCGGTCATCACCATGGACGGCGGCCCGGCCGCGGCCAACCGCTACCGCCTGCGCCTGCATGAGCACTTTCAAGGACCGATGGGGTTTGGCACGCCGGACGATTCCGAAGCCTGGGAGCGTGTGCAGAAGGGCGCAAGCGCCGGCGATGAGCTGTGGATCATGCTCAACCGCGGCCTGCCCGGCGAGCGTGCCAGTGCCGACGGCCGGGTGTCCGACGTAAGTGCTGAAACGGGCATGCGCGCGGCGTACCAACAGTGGAAAAAGATGATGTCGGCCTGA
- a CDS encoding flavin reductase produces MVDVSSFRNAMAMLGGAVTVITTDGVAGRFGFTASAVCSVTDSPPTLLVCMNRSSHSNEHFKRNGAVCVNILCGDHQEMSGAFANRTLTMDERFAVTQWTTLESGAPVMIDALVNFDCRIAQVHEVGSHSIFYCEIQTIRQGNADEGLVYFNRAYHRLGEASKAC; encoded by the coding sequence ATGGTAGACGTAAGCAGTTTTCGTAATGCAATGGCCATGCTCGGCGGCGCCGTGACGGTCATCACCACTGACGGCGTGGCGGGTCGGTTTGGGTTCACCGCGTCAGCGGTGTGCAGCGTGACCGACTCACCGCCCACGCTGTTGGTGTGCATGAACCGATCGTCCCATTCCAACGAGCACTTCAAGCGCAATGGCGCGGTGTGCGTCAACATTCTGTGTGGTGATCATCAGGAAATGTCCGGGGCATTCGCGAACCGTACGTTGACGATGGATGAACGCTTTGCCGTGACGCAGTGGACCACCCTGGAAAGCGGCGCGCCGGTGATGATCGATGCGCTGGTCAATTTCGACTGCCGTATTGCCCAGGTCCATGAAGTCGGATCCCACAGCATTTTCTACTGTGAGATCCAGACCATCCGCCAGGGAAATGCCGACGAAGGGCTGGTGTATTTCAACCGTGCTTATCACCGCCTGGGCGAGGCGTCCAAAGCCTGCTGA
- a CDS encoding aromatic-ring-hydroxylating dioxygenase subunit beta, with product MNLQVLQEVTAFIWQEGDMLDHGEYAAWLKMWTPKGTYIIPINPKETDFENTLNYAYDDHHMRELRVKRLIGGESISTSPQPRTVRTQSRFRVLSDDGVNVTVRCAQNVREFRKESLKLYSADLTYELVRAGGGFEIHRKVVSLINSDDALAGIGYIL from the coding sequence ATGAATCTGCAAGTGCTGCAAGAAGTCACCGCCTTCATCTGGCAGGAGGGCGACATGCTCGACCATGGCGAGTACGCCGCCTGGTTGAAGATGTGGACGCCCAAGGGCACCTACATCATCCCGATCAACCCGAAGGAAACCGACTTCGAGAACACGCTCAACTATGCGTACGACGACCATCATATGCGTGAGTTGCGGGTAAAACGCCTGATCGGTGGCGAGTCGATCTCCACCAGCCCGCAGCCGCGTACGGTGCGCACGCAATCGCGCTTTCGGGTGCTGAGTGACGACGGTGTGAACGTGACGGTGCGCTGCGCACAGAACGTGCGTGAGTTCCGCAAGGAGAGCCTGAAACTCTACAGCGCCGACCTGACCTACGAGTTGGTGCGGGCTGGGGGTGGCTTTGAGATTCACCGCAAAGTGGTGAGCCTTATCAACAGTGACGATGCCCTCGCCGGTATCGGCTACATCCTTTGA
- a CDS encoding efflux RND transporter permease subunit encodes MDFSKFFIDRPIFAIVLSIIIFAAGLVAIPLLPVGEYPEVVPATVVVKATYPGANPKEIAESVAVPLEEAINGVEDMIYMKSVASSNGTLQVVVTFNAKVDPDTAAVRVQNRVSQALSRLPESVRQYGITTQKQSPTPLMYVDMYSNNDQFDALYLRNYLRLHVKDELSRIPGIGDVILYGAGDYAMRIWLDPDKLASRGMTAQDALTAIRQQNVQVSAGQLGAEPTPQSTEFLISINVQGRLKTAQEFGDIILKAGDDGQVTRLSQVARIQLDSDDYTLRVFRGKNSEVAVGIFLTPGANAIEVANAVYAKLDKLSKAFPEGMHYVSVWDPTVFVRESISSVQHTLFEAMVLIVLVVVLFLQTWRASIIALIAVPVSIVGTFAFLYLLGYSINTLTLFGLVLAIGIVVDDAIVVVENVERNIELGLSPLQAAHQAMREVSGPILAIGLVLCAVFIPMAFMSGVTGQFYKQFAVTIAISTVISTINSLTLSPALAAKLLRHHDAPPDRLTRWMNSALGWLLRPFNRFFKRSSERYEGAIARLLPRRGAVFAVYALLLGATGMLFNTIPNGFIPNQDKLYLFAGATLPPGASLARSEAVAREMSAIASTVEGVDYANAYVGMNALQSTTTPNLVTSYILLKPFAERSRSAEQINAELNRKFAAIKDGAAYALLPPPIQGLGNGSGYSLFLTDRGGLGYAALQKALNAFQAEVTSTTGMTFPVSSYQSDIPQLDVKLDRTKAQAQGVELTAIFDTLQAYLGSVYVNDFNLLGRVYRVIAQADTGFRQNAQDIGNLRVRNARGEMVPISSMVEVVPAFGPDPVMRYNGYPAADLIGDADPRVLSSGEVIRKLEEIAARTLPKGIELEWTDLSYQQVTQSNTAAIVFPIAVMLAFLVLAALYESWTLPLAVILIVPVCMCAALTGVWLAGGDNNVFVQVGLVVLMGLACKNAILIVEFARELEMQGRGTVEAALESCRLRLRPIVMTSVAFIAGAVPLLVGSGAGSEVRHATGVTVFFGMLGVTAFGLFLTPVFYVALRKLGATVPAHPSNLTRHAEEGLRHD; translated from the coding sequence ATGGACTTTTCCAAGTTTTTTATCGACAGACCGATCTTTGCGATTGTGCTGTCGATCATTATTTTCGCGGCCGGGCTGGTGGCCATCCCGCTGCTGCCCGTCGGCGAATACCCGGAAGTCGTACCGGCGACCGTGGTGGTCAAAGCCACTTATCCGGGGGCCAACCCCAAGGAAATCGCCGAGTCGGTGGCCGTGCCGCTGGAAGAAGCGATCAATGGCGTCGAAGACATGATCTACATGAAGTCGGTGGCCAGTTCCAACGGCACGCTGCAAGTCGTGGTCACGTTCAACGCCAAGGTCGACCCGGACACTGCTGCCGTGCGCGTGCAGAACCGCGTGAGCCAGGCGCTCTCGCGCTTGCCCGAATCGGTGCGCCAATACGGGATCACCACCCAGAAGCAATCGCCGACGCCGTTGATGTACGTCGACATGTACTCGAACAATGACCAGTTCGACGCGCTTTACCTGCGCAACTACCTGCGCCTGCATGTGAAGGACGAGTTGTCACGCATCCCCGGGATCGGCGACGTCATCCTCTATGGCGCGGGCGACTATGCCATGCGTATCTGGCTCGACCCCGACAAACTCGCTTCGCGCGGCATGACCGCCCAGGACGCACTCACCGCGATTCGCCAGCAGAACGTGCAGGTATCAGCCGGCCAACTGGGCGCGGAACCCACGCCACAAAGCACCGAGTTCCTGATCTCGATCAACGTTCAAGGCCGACTGAAAACAGCGCAGGAATTTGGCGACATCATCCTCAAGGCCGGTGATGACGGCCAGGTCACGCGCCTGTCACAGGTGGCACGCATCCAGCTGGACTCCGACGACTACACCCTGCGGGTGTTCCGTGGCAAAAACAGCGAAGTCGCCGTGGGTATCTTCCTGACCCCTGGCGCCAATGCCATTGAGGTGGCAAACGCGGTCTACGCCAAGCTCGACAAGCTGTCGAAGGCTTTCCCCGAGGGCATGCATTACGTCAGCGTCTGGGACCCCACCGTGTTTGTGCGTGAGTCCATCAGCTCCGTGCAGCACACCCTGTTCGAAGCGATGGTGCTGATCGTACTGGTGGTAGTGCTGTTCCTGCAGACCTGGCGGGCGTCGATCATTGCGCTGATTGCCGTGCCGGTGTCCATCGTCGGGACGTTCGCGTTCCTCTACCTGTTGGGCTACTCGATCAACACCTTGACCTTGTTCGGCCTGGTCCTGGCGATCGGCATCGTGGTGGACGACGCCATCGTGGTGGTGGAAAACGTTGAACGCAACATCGAGCTGGGCCTCAGCCCGCTGCAGGCCGCGCACCAGGCCATGCGCGAAGTGTCGGGGCCGATCCTGGCCATCGGGCTGGTGTTGTGCGCCGTGTTCATTCCGATGGCGTTCATGAGCGGTGTCACGGGGCAGTTCTACAAGCAGTTCGCTGTCACCATTGCGATCTCGACGGTTATTTCGACGATCAACTCGCTGACCCTGTCGCCGGCACTGGCCGCCAAGCTGCTGCGCCACCACGACGCCCCGCCCGACCGTCTGACCCGCTGGATGAACAGCGCACTGGGCTGGTTGCTGCGCCCGTTCAACCGGTTTTTCAAACGCAGTTCCGAACGCTATGAGGGCGCCATTGCGCGGCTGTTGCCACGGCGTGGAGCGGTCTTTGCGGTGTATGCCTTATTGCTCGGCGCCACCGGGATGCTGTTCAACACGATCCCCAACGGCTTTATCCCCAACCAGGACAAGCTTTACCTCTTTGCCGGTGCAACGCTGCCACCCGGCGCGTCGCTGGCGCGTTCCGAAGCCGTCGCCCGGGAAATGTCAGCGATTGCCTCGACCGTCGAGGGCGTCGACTATGCCAACGCCTATGTCGGGATGAACGCGCTGCAGAGCACCACCACGCCCAACCTGGTGACCTCCTACATTCTGCTCAAGCCGTTTGCAGAACGCTCACGCAGTGCCGAGCAAATCAACGCCGAGCTCAACCGCAAGTTTGCGGCCATCAAGGACGGCGCCGCCTATGCGCTGCTACCCCCGCCGATCCAGGGCCTGGGCAATGGCTCGGGTTATTCGTTGTTCCTGACCGACCGAGGGGGCCTGGGTTATGCGGCCTTGCAGAAGGCACTCAACGCCTTCCAGGCTGAAGTGACGAGTACCACGGGCATGACGTTCCCGGTCAGTTCCTACCAGTCCGATATTCCGCAATTGGACGTCAAGCTGGACCGCACCAAGGCCCAGGCCCAAGGCGTGGAATTGACCGCCATCTTCGACACCTTGCAGGCCTACCTCGGCTCGGTCTATGTCAATGACTTCAACCTGCTGGGCCGTGTCTACCGGGTCATTGCACAAGCCGACACAGGCTTCAGGCAGAACGCGCAGGATATCGGCAACCTGCGTGTGCGCAACGCACGCGGCGAGATGGTGCCGATCAGTTCGATGGTGGAGGTCGTGCCCGCCTTCGGGCCGGACCCGGTCATGCGCTACAACGGTTACCCGGCGGCGGACCTGATCGGCGACGCCGACCCGCGAGTCCTGTCCTCGGGCGAAGTCATCCGGAAACTCGAAGAGATCGCCGCCCGCACGCTGCCCAAGGGCATCGAGCTGGAGTGGACGGACCTGAGCTATCAGCAGGTGACCCAGAGCAACACCGCTGCCATCGTCTTCCCGATTGCCGTCATGCTCGCGTTCCTGGTGCTGGCCGCCCTGTACGAAAGCTGGACATTGCCCCTGGCGGTGATCCTGATCGTACCGGTCTGCATGTGTGCGGCGCTGACCGGGGTCTGGCTGGCCGGCGGCGACAACAATGTGTTTGTGCAGGTGGGCCTGGTGGTGCTCATGGGGCTGGCATGCAAAAACGCCATCCTGATCGTGGAGTTCGCCCGCGAACTGGAGATGCAAGGCCGAGGTACTGTCGAGGCGGCCTTGGAGTCCTGCCGTTTGCGCCTGCGTCCGATCGTCATGACCTCGGTGGCCTTTATCGCCGGTGCGGTCCCGCTTCTGGTCGGCTCCGGGGCAGGCAGCGAAGTCCGCCACGCCACCGGTGTCACCGTGTTCTTCGGGATGCTCGGGGTGACGGCCTTCGGCCTGTTCCTGACGCCGGTGTTCTATGTGGCCCTGCGCAAACTCGGCGCCACCGTCCCCGCTCATCCCTCAAACCTCACGCGGCACGCCGAGGAGGGCCTGCGCCATGATTAA
- a CDS encoding SDR family NAD(P)-dependent oxidoreductase, which produces MNQIALVTGAGQGLGQRFCASLLRAGYSVVITDIEQAAAEACQAQLDPGGARSLALPLDAGRKDDFERALASVLERFGALHVVVNNAAVTKTTPLMQISPEEFDAVVGLNLRSVFLGCQVLGGHMADAGYGRLINMASLAGQNGGTATGAHYAASKGAIITLTKIFAKEFASRGVTVNAIAPGPIDSVAVHAAVPPERLPGLLANIPVQRLGDADFLGDLIVQLARPEAYFTTGATWDVNGGLLMR; this is translated from the coding sequence ATGAACCAGATCGCATTGGTAACCGGCGCAGGGCAGGGCCTGGGCCAGCGTTTTTGCGCCAGCCTGCTGCGGGCCGGCTATTCGGTGGTCATTACCGACATCGAGCAGGCGGCCGCAGAGGCTTGCCAGGCGCAATTGGACCCCGGTGGCGCGCGCAGCCTGGCCCTGCCCTTGGACGCCGGCCGCAAGGATGACTTCGAGCGTGCCCTGGCCAGTGTGCTGGAACGCTTCGGTGCGCTGCATGTGGTGGTCAACAACGCTGCGGTGACCAAGACCACGCCGTTGATGCAAATCAGCCCTGAGGAGTTTGACGCCGTGGTGGGCCTGAACCTGCGCAGCGTATTCCTGGGGTGCCAGGTGCTGGGCGGGCACATGGCTGACGCCGGTTACGGACGACTCATCAACATGGCGTCCCTGGCAGGGCAGAACGGCGGCACCGCGACAGGCGCGCATTACGCCGCCAGCAAGGGCGCGATCATCACGCTGACCAAGATATTCGCCAAAGAGTTTGCCTCGCGCGGGGTGACAGTCAACGCCATCGCGCCTGGCCCCATCGACTCCGTCGCCGTGCATGCGGCTGTGCCGCCTGAGCGCCTGCCGGGCCTGCTGGCCAATATCCCGGTGCAGCGTCTGGGCGATGCGGATTTTCTGGGTGACCTGATCGTGCAGTTGGCGCGGCCCGAAGCCTATTTCACCACCGGGGCTACCTGGGACGTGAATGGCGGCCTGTTAATGCGCTGA